AGCTGGCATGGATATAATAGCTGTGGTTGACCCACTAGTTTCTCAAATATCACCTGAACATTTTACTTCTTTATGTCATGATTCATTTAGTACCATCTTCGATTATATAAAAGTAAAGAATACAAAATCTTCTTTCTTTGTATGTGGTAATGCTACTAGACAAATTGAAGTAATGTGTAAAACTAGTCCAGATTCAATATCTATAGATGAAAATGTTGATATAAAATCAGCAAAAGAGATAACAGATAAGTATAACATAACTATTGGTGGTAATATTCCATTAACAACGTTAATGTTACATGGAACTCAACAGGATAATATGAAGTATGTTGTTAATATGATAGATACATTGACACATGAAAATCTGATCATCTCTCCTGGTTGTGATATGCCATATGCTGTACCTACTGATAATACAATTGCCATAGGTCAAACTATTAAAGATACTGATACAATTCGTGAAATGGTTAAGAACTATGAATCAAAAGATGAGGATATCGATGTTGAGATACCTGATTACAAGAATCTAGAAAAACCATTTGTAGAAGTATTTACTCTTGACTCTGCCTCATGTGCTGCTTGTACTTATATGATGGATGCTGCTAATGTAGCAAAAGAAAACTTTGGCGATAAAATAGATTTAATTGAATATAAATTCACAGAAAAAATTAACATAGCTAGATGTAAGAAAATGGGAGTTACCAATTTACCTTGTATATATATTAATGGTGAACTGAAATGGTCTTCCATCATACCTAGCAAAGAAGAATTATTCAGCGTTATAGAATCATATCTGTAGAATTCCTTGAGAGTTAAAATACTAAGAGTTATAATATATAATTATAATCGTATTTTAACTCTCTAACTTTATGGATAGCTTATGGAGGTGATTATCAAGAATGGTAATTGAATTTAGTAAAATAATGAATAAAAAGGAAGTACTTAATACTATGCAGTGCTATGAAGATAGTGCTAATTATAGCGAGTACTGCAAGATATATGAAGAAGTGGTTGATAATTCTGTTAAGAACATTACACCAAAAGGATACTATATCATAACAGATAACGATAATTATATTGCCAATAATTGTGAACAAGTAATTTTTTGTTTAGTTACTCTAGGTAGTTTTATTGATGAAGAGATAAAACGTTATTTTGATAACAATGATTATCTAAAAGGTATGATGTTGAATACTATAGGTGATCAGATGTTATTTGATATAAGTAATTCTCTATTCAAATTACTGCAAAAAGAACAAAGTGACAATGGTATCAATTTGACATCAAGAATAGAACCTGGCTCTAGTGAATCAAGTATCAAATTCCAAAAGACGATACTGGATATGATTAATGAAAAAGAAACAACTGATATCACTATAACATCCGGATATATGTTCT
The window above is part of the Vallitalea guaymasensis genome. Proteins encoded here:
- a CDS encoding uroporphyrinogen decarboxylase family protein, producing the protein MTGKERVLNILEHQSTDKIPWVPFVGVHAGSIKGYTAEEVLKEGNKLYDSLMEAHKLYQPDGMPVIFDLQVEAEILGCELVWSDDCPPSVKTHPCEEEAIIPCKCKLPTKESGRIPLILDVMNRMKESVGDTTALYGLICGPFTLASHLRGNNLFMDMILDENYVKQLMEYCTEVSLKMIDFYTEAGMDIIAVVDPLVSQISPEHFTSLCHDSFSTIFDYIKVKNTKSSFFVCGNATRQIEVMCKTSPDSISIDENVDIKSAKEITDKYNITIGGNIPLTTLMLHGTQQDNMKYVVNMIDTLTHENLIISPGCDMPYAVPTDNTIAIGQTIKDTDTIREMVKNYESKDEDIDVEIPDYKNLEKPFVEVFTLDSASCAACTYMMDAANVAKENFGDKIDLIEYKFTEKINIARCKKMGVTNLPCIYINGELKWSSIIPSKEELFSVIESYL